From Pelosinus fermentans DSM 17108, the proteins below share one genomic window:
- a CDS encoding ABC transporter substrate-binding protein: MKKKIAIILVAVVSIVLTLAGCGEKPAAVKSDDYVLKIGYSGSLCEAPLHMAIEKGFFEAEGLKVDVTKLAPGTAFEAVTAGKTEAGFGLLASLVQPLSNGLPIKITSGLHTGCDKVLAPNNSGINSLADLRGKRIGVPSMNSSPIIFAKRALADAGVGVSEKNMEVEFIVFSATDLPLALKNGAVDALAMNDPTASITQKEYDLKSIVDSAVNAPYKDQYCCSAYVRDSIASEHPEVAAKYTRAMQKASAWIQKNPDETAKIQVDKKWVAGDAAFNASVLKTYNFIPSVSGAYDAFGITAKQLQEVGMLDKNVDADALQKKSFIKFKDVPDVVQ; encoded by the coding sequence ATGAAAAAGAAGATTGCAATTATTTTAGTCGCTGTAGTATCAATCGTATTGACACTTGCAGGTTGCGGAGAAAAACCTGCAGCGGTTAAAAGCGATGATTATGTTTTAAAGATTGGTTATAGTGGCAGCCTATGCGAGGCTCCGTTGCATATGGCCATTGAGAAAGGCTTTTTTGAAGCAGAAGGTTTGAAGGTTGATGTGACCAAGCTAGCGCCAGGCACAGCCTTTGAGGCTGTTACGGCAGGAAAGACAGAAGCAGGCTTTGGACTGCTTGCCAGTTTGGTTCAGCCGCTTTCTAATGGATTGCCAATCAAAATTACTTCCGGCTTGCATACAGGATGCGATAAGGTGCTTGCTCCTAACAATTCCGGCATTAATTCCCTTGCAGATTTAAGAGGCAAACGAATCGGGGTTCCTAGCATGAACAGCAGCCCTATCATTTTTGCAAAACGTGCCCTTGCAGATGCAGGTGTTGGCGTGAGTGAAAAGAATATGGAAGTGGAATTCATTGTATTCAGTGCAACTGACTTACCTCTTGCTTTGAAAAATGGTGCAGTTGATGCACTTGCAATGAACGACCCGACAGCTTCTATTACGCAAAAAGAGTATGATTTAAAAAGTATCGTTGATTCTGCAGTTAATGCGCCATATAAAGATCAATATTGCTGCTCTGCTTATGTTCGTGACAGTATAGCAAGCGAGCATCCTGAGGTTGCTGCAAAATATACCCGTGCTATGCAAAAAGCAAGTGCATGGATACAGAAGAATCCAGATGAGACTGCAAAAATTCAGGTTGACAAGAAATGGGTTGCAGGTGATGCTGCATTCAATGCAAGCGTATTAAAAACCTATAATTTCATTCCATCTGTTAGTGGAGCATACGATGCTTTTGGTATTACTGCAAAACAATTGCAAGAAGTTGGCATGCTTGATAAGAACGTCGATGCTGATGCCTTGCAAAAGAAAAGCTTTATTAAATTTAAAGATGTACCAGATGTAGTTCAATAG